One genomic segment of Methanothermobacter wolfeii includes these proteins:
- a CDS encoding DUF2098 domain-containing protein: MEVKDAGGRVLTVGMTVRYTGTGTTGEISAIKVEDDKGWARLEDSDLWYSTDYLEVVDKSELKKRAGKRRGPEETLEKVRKMKEDLEDIDMGSEVCDGGG, encoded by the coding sequence ATGGAGGTTAAGGATGCTGGTGGCAGGGTGCTCACCGTGGGCATGACCGTACGCTACACAGGGACCGGGACCACCGGTGAGATCTCAGCCATAAAGGTCGAGGATGATAAGGGATGGGCACGCCTTGAGGATTCAGATCTCTGGTACAGCACAGACTACCTTGAAGTGGTGGATAAATCAGAACTGAAAAAACGTGCCGGGAAAAGAAGAGGTCCTGAGGAGACACTTGAAAAGGTCAGGAAGATGAAGGAGGACCTTGAGGATATCGATATGGGTTCAGAGGTCTGTGATGGTGGGGGATGA
- a CDS encoding PRC-barrel domain-containing protein encodes MGYIEYSGVNMKVTEFLGRKVLDKNAMEIGKVSDLEVDPEKGVINSIIISKGELSLKQKTFIVGMDRVEKVGDYVIISISAEEAEEAPEEEETIEISPE; translated from the coding sequence ATGGGATACATAGAATACAGTGGTGTTAATATGAAGGTGACGGAGTTCCTAGGACGCAAGGTGCTGGATAAAAACGCGATGGAGATAGGTAAGGTCTCTGACCTGGAAGTGGACCCTGAGAAGGGTGTTATAAATTCCATTATCATATCAAAGGGTGAACTCTCCCTCAAACAGAAGACCTTCATTGTGGGAATGGACAGGGTTGAGAAGGTAGGGGACTACGTTATTATCAGCATATCTGCAGAGGAGGCAGAGGAAGCCCCTGAGGAAGAGGAAACCATTGAAATATCCCCTGAATAA
- a CDS encoding DEAD/DEAH box helicase: protein MYTVKPELRMIVEDCYPHIRELNPAQRSAIESGYLESYENYIIAIPTASGKTLLGLLAALKTILDGGRVVYTVPLISIQNEKIKEFKKLEKHGIKVGKDPKTSDLAVMVFESFDTLTRFSWNLLREVDLLIVDEFHMIGEYSRGPVIESAVTRARQLNPSMRIVALSATLSNMDEIAGWLDARVVEHDYRPVPLHREVLDTEMFGARDKNQVVLKILEKSIEEESQTLAFVSTRRFTESLASYLAENIRGRIPEDMKERFRTVAESLLEVPGAAGSRPTSTCMKLAECAASGIAFHHAGLFNRQREIIEDEFRKGNILMITATPSLMYGVNLPSRTVVIRDYTRWTGRGQQRIPVFDYEQMSGRAGRPQYDDAGYSYLIAKSHAEALELEEYYVNGEVERTSSRVLENRDAFYRLIIVQVASGLSRNPDELIEFFKGTFYGYQLMENPYMNSFGMDNLQYELEGALDFLVKNRILYPRPDGFAATEFGMLIANSNYSVETAIKLNQLASEMDELNIYRLIYEITRTPDMPLISFKATKSRDPVRERLMDHGLFVMDIGNEEATAAALIEWINERTEHEIENAFNVYAASTRRVAYEASRLVKFFGRICEIMGVYGYSGQLEVLSARLYYGVGEDLIPLVVGVRGLGRRRARKIIETFGDDLRYVRKEDLKRIDGIGEKLAEAVKRYAERC, encoded by the coding sequence ACCGTCAAGCCTGAACTGAGGATGATTGTGGAGGACTGCTACCCCCACATAAGGGAACTGAACCCGGCCCAGAGGAGTGCCATTGAATCAGGATACCTTGAGTCCTATGAAAATTACATCATAGCCATCCCCACTGCAAGCGGTAAAACCCTGCTGGGCCTCCTGGCAGCCCTTAAAACCATCCTTGATGGTGGCAGGGTCGTTTACACCGTTCCACTCATCTCAATTCAGAACGAAAAGATAAAGGAGTTCAAAAAACTCGAAAAACATGGCATAAAGGTTGGTAAGGATCCTAAAACCTCAGACCTTGCAGTTATGGTGTTTGAATCCTTCGACACCCTCACACGTTTCTCATGGAACCTTCTAAGGGAGGTGGACCTCCTCATCGTTGATGAGTTCCACATGATAGGGGAATACAGCAGGGGCCCGGTGATTGAATCTGCAGTTACAAGGGCCCGGCAGCTGAACCCCTCCATGCGCATCGTGGCCCTCTCAGCAACCCTCTCCAACATGGACGAAATTGCGGGGTGGCTTGATGCCCGTGTCGTGGAGCATGACTACCGGCCGGTACCCCTCCACAGGGAGGTCCTTGACACCGAGATGTTCGGTGCCAGGGACAAGAACCAGGTTGTCCTGAAGATACTTGAAAAATCCATTGAGGAGGAAAGCCAGACCCTCGCATTCGTATCCACAAGGAGATTCACCGAGTCCCTTGCATCCTACCTTGCAGAAAATATCCGTGGGAGGATCCCTGAAGATATGAAGGAAAGATTCAGGACGGTTGCAGAGAGCCTCCTTGAGGTTCCAGGGGCCGCAGGGTCCCGTCCCACCTCGACGTGCATGAAACTCGCTGAATGTGCCGCCTCAGGGATAGCATTCCACCATGCAGGTCTCTTCAACAGGCAGAGGGAGATAATAGAGGACGAGTTCAGGAAGGGCAACATACTCATGATAACTGCAACACCCAGCCTCATGTACGGTGTTAACCTCCCCTCAAGGACCGTGGTTATAAGGGACTACACCCGCTGGACAGGCAGGGGTCAGCAGAGGATCCCTGTATTCGATTATGAACAGATGTCAGGGAGGGCCGGCCGGCCACAGTACGATGATGCAGGATACTCATACCTCATAGCAAAGAGCCATGCCGAGGCCCTTGAACTGGAGGAGTACTACGTCAATGGGGAGGTTGAGAGGACCTCTTCACGCGTCCTTGAAAACCGGGACGCCTTCTACCGGTTGATAATAGTACAGGTGGCATCAGGACTCTCAAGGAACCCTGATGAACTCATCGAATTCTTCAAAGGGACATTCTACGGTTATCAGCTCATGGAGAACCCCTACATGAACTCATTCGGCATGGATAACCTTCAGTATGAACTTGAGGGTGCCCTTGATTTCCTTGTGAAGAACAGGATACTCTATCCAAGGCCCGATGGCTTTGCTGCAACCGAATTCGGCATGCTCATTGCAAATTCAAACTACTCTGTTGAGACCGCCATCAAGTTAAACCAGCTTGCCTCAGAGATGGATGAACTCAACATCTACAGGCTGATCTATGAGATAACAAGGACCCCTGACATGCCCCTCATATCCTTCAAGGCCACGAAGAGCAGGGACCCTGTCAGGGAGAGGCTCATGGACCACGGACTCTTTGTCATGGACATAGGGAACGAGGAGGCCACGGCAGCAGCCCTTATAGAATGGATCAATGAGAGAACAGAGCATGAAATAGAAAACGCCTTCAACGTCTACGCTGCATCCACCCGGAGAGTGGCCTATGAAGCGTCAAGGCTTGTTAAGTTCTTCGGGAGGATATGTGAGATTATGGGGGTCTACGGTTATTCCGGTCAGCTGGAGGTGCTCTCTGCAAGGCTGTATTATGGTGTGGGTGAGGACCTGATACCCCTCGTTGTTGGTGTCAGGGGCCTTGGAAGAAGGAGGGCCCGTAAGATCATTGAAACATTTGGTGATGACCTGAGATACGTCCGGAAGGAGGACCTCAAACGCATCGATGGGATAGGTGAAAAACTCGCTGAGGCCGTTAAGAGGTATGCTGAGAGGTGCTAG
- a CDS encoding DUF2115 domain-containing protein — translation MKSIQPHQRNIDWLEMYHDAPSITCLLRDAAAGVGVSDLMEVRLFIERSCEHVQERYRKRYIDIYTGMVVDSVLELKKGSPLRADHDEENTLWVLRRLNETRTPLLAGLTVLHRTLIRKEPLHPEGTPFPGGDSVKEVNGVYYCPVKDRQKDNPRALCDICIARQTPKLKGYHDHQNSARIPKN, via the coding sequence ATGAAATCCATCCAGCCGCACCAGAGAAACATTGACTGGCTTGAAATGTATCATGATGCCCCATCCATCACATGTCTCCTGAGGGATGCGGCTGCAGGGGTAGGTGTCTCTGATCTCATGGAGGTAAGGCTCTTCATTGAGAGGAGCTGTGAACATGTCCAGGAGAGGTACAGGAAGAGATACATCGATATCTACACCGGAATGGTCGTTGACTCGGTCCTTGAACTGAAGAAAGGCAGCCCTCTCCGCGCAGATCATGATGAAGAAAACACATTATGGGTCCTGAGGAGGCTGAATGAAACACGAACACCCCTCCTTGCAGGTTTAACAGTTCTTCACCGAACCCTCATCAGGAAAGAACCGCTTCACCCCGAGGGAACCCCCTTCCCTGGTGGAGATTCTGTTAAAGAGGTTAACGGTGTTTATTACTGTCCGGTTAAGGACCGGCAGAAGGATAATCCCCGGGCCCTCTGCGACATCTGCATAGCAAGACAGACACCCAAATTAAAGGGGTATCATGATCATCAGAACAGTGCAAGGATCCCGAAAAATTAA
- a CDS encoding DUF2115 domain-containing protein, with amino-acid sequence MISADRIPSKMTKMGLLEIIKKEASSIHIKDIMDASVYLRDDARYMPPREQKDFIERFTRAFFNRIRDIKNDRNTYPGEVDTGKLREFLEFLDDQFQKAVEVPEKCFQKIARIITIYVTFIREEPVHPVGTRFPGGLTVRRDGDVYYCPVKDKQVNTPSALCRFCVSIQDPEV; translated from the coding sequence ATGATCAGCGCTGATAGGATTCCATCCAAGATGACAAAAATGGGGTTACTTGAGATTATTAAAAAGGAAGCCTCCTCCATCCATATAAAGGATATAATGGATGCTTCTGTGTATCTCAGAGATGATGCAAGGTATATGCCGCCCAGGGAGCAGAAGGATTTCATAGAGAGGTTCACAAGGGCCTTCTTCAACAGGATAAGGGATATAAAGAATGACAGAAACACCTACCCTGGTGAAGTTGACACCGGCAAGCTGAGGGAGTTCCTTGAATTCCTTGATGATCAGTTCCAGAAGGCCGTTGAAGTCCCTGAGAAGTGCTTCCAGAAGATTGCACGTATAATAACCATTTATGTAACCTTTATAAGGGAGGAACCCGTGCATCCTGTTGGAACCCGTTTCCCCGGTGGCCTCACGGTGCGGAGGGATGGGGACGTTTATTACTGTCCTGTGAAGGACAAACAGGTAAACACGCCATCGGCACTTTGCCGTTTCTGTGTCAGCATCCAGGACCCTGAAGTCTGA